A DNA window from Pyrus communis chromosome 3, drPyrComm1.1, whole genome shotgun sequence contains the following coding sequences:
- the LOC137728687 gene encoding uncharacterized protein gives MQHLLPARLIKSLSATSLPCTTSTLHELASTHPKGVARVVLKKGKTQLFKDGSPMVYSGAVDRIIGRPPPRTGDIVLVADGAEKPIGWGMYNSVSMFSVRLMQLEEEATRDLSCALNMEKLLETRINEAIELRKSLGLPSVSTNAFRLFNSEADRLSGLIVDIFGDVAVVASSAAWVEKYKAEVEACISRIDEVNYVNWRPSLEVLKEEGLDVSNYKERDPSTCPQRTKVMENGIFYSISLEGQKTGFYADQRENRQFISTISEGQKVLDMFCYSGGFALNAARGGAANVIGVDSSLPAIELAKENVVLNNMDPQRITFLKEDASEFMKGALSRNESWDIVILDPPKLAPRKKVLQNASGMYRNLNSLAMQLTKRGGLLMTCSCSGAMTQSGMFLRILQGAASAAGRKITVLRDAGAACDHPLDPSYPEGKYLSNVLLRVL, from the exons GTGTTGCGAGGGTTGTACTGAAAAAGGGGAAGACCCAATTATTCAAGGATGGCAGCCCAATGGTCTACAGTGGAGCAGTTGATAGAATAATTGGTAGACCACCTCCCAGGACTGGAGACATTGTGCTGGTAGCTGATGGGGCAGAAAAACCAATAGGATGGGGCATGTACAATTCAGTCTCCATGTTCAGTGTTCGGCTGATGCAACTCGAAGAGGAAGCAACAAG GgatttgtcatgtgcattgaacATGGAGAAACTGCTTGAGACAAGAATTAATGAAGCTATAGAACTACGTAAGAGTTTGGGACTGCCATCAGTTAGTACAAATGCATTCCGTCTTTTCAATAGTGAAGCAGACAG ATTGTCAGGATTAATAGTTGATATATTTGGAGATGTAGCGGTAGTAGCATCGTCTGCTGCTTGGGTTGAGAAGTACAAAGCAGAAGTAGAGGCCTGTATTAGTAGAATTGACGAAGTTAATTATGTAAACTGGAGACCATCTTTGGAAGTTTTAAAAGAAGAAGGATTGGATGTGTCAAATTACAAGGAAAGGGATCCATCTACCTGTCCTCAAAGAACAAAG GTTATGGAAAACGGGATCTTTTATTCCATTTCACTTGAGGGACAGAAGACAGGGTTTTATGCGGATCAGCGTGAAAACCGCCAATTCATATCAACAATTTCAGAAGGCCAGAaagttcttgatatgttctgcTACAGTGGTGGTTTTGCTCTAAATGCTGCACGAGGGGGTGCTGCAAATGTCATCG GTGTCGATTCATCATTGCCTGCAATTGAGCTAGCCAAAGAaaatgttgttcttaacaacaTGGATCCACAGAGAATAACATTTTTGAAAGAAGATGCAAGTGAGTTTATGAAGGGTGCTCTTTCTAGGAACGAATCATGGGATATTGTCATTTTAGATCCTCCTAAACTAGCACCCCGAAAGAAG GTTTTACAAAATGCATCAGGCATGTAtagaaatttaaattcattggCAATGCAACTGACAAAGAGAGGTGGTCTTCTCATGACTTGTTCATGTTCGGGGGCTATGACGCAAAGTGGGATGTTCTTGCGTATTCTTCAg GGTGCAGCATCAGCGGCAGGGAGAAAAATAACCGTTCTACGGGACGCCGGAGCGGCATGCGATCATCCCCTTGACCCATCCTACCCAGAAGGCAAATACCTTTCTAACGTCCTTCTGAGGGTCCTTTGA
- the LOC137728688 gene encoding ALA-interacting subunit 3-like, with amino-acid sequence MSSNTAPSSSGGAGSTDATSTRRHSKRPKYSRFTQQELPACKPILTPRWVISAFMLVSIVFIPIGVVSLFASRDVVEIVDRYETDCIPTPARDDKVRFIQGPEVKTCNRTLKVSKHMKQPIYVYYQLDNFYQNHRRYVKSRSDQQLKDPKSESEIDACKPEDKANGLPIVPCGLIAWSLFNDTYSFSRNSRPLTVNKKDISWKSDREHKFGKNVFPKNFQNGTLKGGASLDNSKPLSEQEDLIVWMRTAALPTFRKLYGKIEVDLEENDTIEVTLENNYNTYSFNGKKKLVLSTTSWIGGRNDFLGIAYLTVGGLCFFLAMAFMVVYLVKPRQLGDPSYLSWNRNPGGH; translated from the exons ATGAGTTCCAATACGGCGCCGTCTAGCTCAGGAGGCGCCGGATCTACGGATGCAACGTCTACCAGGAGGCATTCCAAGCGACCCAAAT ATTCAAGATTTACTCAGCAGGAACTTCCAGCGTGCAAGCCAATTCTCACGCCACGATGG GTGATCTCAGCATTCATGCTCGTAAGCATTGTCTTCATTCCCATCGGAGTTGTTTCCCTCTTTGCTTCTCGAGAT GTTGTTGAAATTGTTGATAGGTATGAGACTGATTGTATACCAACACCCGCTAGAGATGATAAGGTCAGGTTCATACAAGGGCCTGAAGTTAAAACATGTAACAGAACTCTAAAG GTATCAAAGCATATGAAGCAgcctatatatgtatattaccaGCTTGACAATTTTTACCAGAATCATCGCAG ATATGTTAAGAGTCGAAGTGATCAACAGTTGAAAGATCCAAAGTCTGAGAGTGAAATAGATGCTTGTAAGCCTGAAGATAAGGCAAATGGTCTACCTATTGTACCTTGTGGTCTTATTGCTTGGAGTTTGTTCAACGACACCTATAGTTTTTCCCGCAATAGCCGGCCGTTGACGGTGAACAAGAAGGATATCTCGTGGAAGAGTGATAGGGAGCACAAGTTTGGCAAAAATGTCTTTCCAAAGAACTTTCAGAATGGAACTCTTAAAGGTGGCGCGTCTCTGGATAACTCTAAACCA TTAAGTGAGCAAGAGGACCTTATTGTTTGGATGAGAACTGCTGCACTACCGACATTTAGAAAGCTGTACGGAAAGATAGAGGTGGATCtggaagaaaatgatacgatagAAGTGACGCTGGAGAACAATTACAACACATACAGTTTTAATGGAAAGAAGAAGCTCGTGCTCTCGACCACCAGTTGGATTGGTGGCAGGAATGACTTCCTTGGCATTGCTTATCTCACTGTTGGAGGGTTGTGCTTCTTTCTAGCCATGGCTTTCATGGTTGTGTATCTTGTTAAGCCAAG GCAACTTGGAGACCCATCGTATTTGTCGTGGAACAGAAATCCGGGAGGTCACTAA